Below is a genomic region from Deinococcus koreensis.
GGCGCTGGGTCTTCTACGTCAACCTGCCGGTCGGGCTGCTCGCCATCGCCTTCATCCTGTCCAAGATGCCCACGCTCGCCAGCGGCCTGAAGCCCAAGGTGGACTACCTGGGCGCCGCGCTGATCGTGGCCTTCTCGGTGCCGCTGCTGCTGGCGCTGACCTTCGGGGCCGACCAGGCCGCCTACGGCTGGCAGAGCCCCACGGTCTGGACACTGTTCGCCGTGAGCGCGGCCGCGCTGGTCGCTTTTCTGTTCGCCGAGTCGCGCCACGAGAGCCCGATCCTGCCCCTGACCCTGTTCAGGAACCCGACCTTCGCCTGGAGCGTCACCGCCCGCTTCTTCATCGGCGCGGCCTTCCTGGGCGCCATCCTGTTCCTGAGCCTGTATCTGGTGAACGTGCAGGGCGTCTCGGCCACCAAGGCCGGCACCGCCACCATTCCGCTCACGGTGGGGCTGATCATCGGGGCCATCGGTTCCGGGCAGATCGCCAGCCGTATCGGGCGCTACAAGCCGCTGATGCTGATCGGCCTGACCACCATGATCCTGGGCTTCCTGCTGCTGTCCACCCTGAACGCCGACACCCCGTACTGGGCGGTCATCGCGCGCATGGTCGTGCTGGGTCTGGGCATCGGGCCGGCGCTGCCGCTGTACAACCTGGCGCTGCAGAACGCGGTGCAGCCCTGGGAGATCGGCGTGGCGACCTCTGCGGGGCAGTTCTTTCAGCAGTTCGGCAGCGTGATCGGTACGGCCGTCTTCGGCGCCCTGCTGTCCAGCGGCCTGAGCAGCCAGTTCAGCACCCAGTTCAGGGCCGCCCAGACCGGGCAACCGGCCGCCGTGGTCAGCCAGCTGGAAACCATCCGCGAGACGGCCGCGAGCAGCAGCGGCGGCCAGGGCCAGTCGCAGGCCCAGCCCAGCGCCGCTGAGATCGAGGCGCAGATCAAGAAGGGCTTCGCCACCCAGCGCGACCTGACCACCCGCGCCATCCAGAACGGCGACGCCGCCGCCATCGCGCAGCTCACCCAGAGCCCGAACACGCCCGCCGCCTTCAAGGAGCAGTTCGCCCAGGGCAGCATCCAGGCGGGCTTCGCGCGCACCTACGCGGCGGTCGAGCAGGCCGTGAACAGCGGCAACGCCCAGGCCGTGGCCGCGCTCGCCCAGAACCCGCAACTTCCCGCCCCGCTGCGCGCCCAGCTCTCGCAGATTCCCGCCCCGGCGCTGGCCAACCCCCAGAGCCGCAGCCAGATCCTGGCGGGGGTCAAGCAGGGCCTCGACGCCGCCCAGACCCAGACCGTGCAGCAGGCCCTGAGGGGCGCCCTGAGCGGGCTCGACACGGCCGAGCAGAGCGCCCTGAGCACGGCCAAGACGGTCGGCACGCTCGCTTCCCGCGCGGTGAAGGTCTCGTTCGCCAACACCATCAGCCGGATCTACCTGTGGAGCATCCTGGTGGCGGCCCTGGCCCTGCTGGCGACCCTGCCGATGCCCAACCTGATCCTGCCCCGCCGCGGCGAGGGGCAGCCCCAGGCGCCGGTGCCCGTCGAGGTCTGAGCCGAGGTCTGAGCCGGGGCCTGAGCGCTGGGGTCTGACCCCGCAACGACTCCAGCCCGGCACCCGTTTCTGAACTCCCATGACTGACAGCGCGCAGGCGGCCTCCGGGTCGCCTGCGCCGTCCGTCTGATCCGGCCACCTCACCTGTCGGGGGCATGGGCATGTCCACACGACAACGCAGGCTCGCCCCCATTAAGATGAAGAAGTCATGAAACCCTATCTCATACTGGCGTCCGCCCTGGCGCTCGGCTGGGCCGGCGCCACGCCCCAGCAGGCCCCGTCCTCGTCCTCGGCCCTGACCTACCGCAGCGGCACCATCTCGCTGCTGGGGGGCAAGGCCACGCTCACCACCGGCACGACCCTGCGTTATCTCGATGCACAGGGCGCGCGGCGGGTGATCACGGAGCTGTGGGGCAACCCCCCCGGATCGGCCGACGACGTCCTGGGGATGATCGTTCCGGCCGGGATCGACCCCGATACGGAGCGGGGCTGGGGCGTGGTGCTCACCGAGTCCCTCGACGGGCACGTCAAGGACGACGACGCGGCCAAGACTGACTACGCGAAGATGCTGCGCGACCTGCAGCGCTCCACCGGGTCGGACAACAGCGAACGCGAGAAAGCCGGCTACGGCACCATCGACCTGATCGGCTGGGCCGACAGCCCCCGGTACGACGCGGCCACGCACAAGATGTACTGGGCCAAGGAGCTGGCCTTCCACGATAAGGGCGAGAGCCAGGCGCCCTCCGAACACACCCTGAACTACGCCGTACGCGTGCTGGGCCGCGACAGCGTGCTGGAACTCAACGCCGTGGCCGGCATGGCCCAGCTCGCCCAGGTGCGCCGTGACATGGGCGGGGTGCTGCAGCAGGTGAGCTTCACGCCCGGCCACCGCTACGAGGACTACCGCGCCGGCACCGACAAGCTGGCGACCTACGGGGTGGCCGCGCTGGTGGGCGGCGTGGTGGCCAAGAAGGCGGGCCTGCTCGCGGTGGGCCTGCTGCTCCTGAAAAAGGGCTGGATCGTGCTGCTGGCCCTGATGGGCGGCCTGGGCCGACTGTTCCGGCGCCGCGAGGCCTGAGCCACGGCCTTCGGGGCGCAGAGGGCAGAGGGCGGGGGGCAGAGGGCAGAGGGCAGAGGGCAGAGGGCAGAGGGCAGAGAGCAGAGGGCAGAGGGCAGAGAGCAGAGAGCAGAGAGCAGAGAGCATCTGTCCGGGGGACACCAGAGAGCGTCCGATGCCTCCATCCTCTGCTCCCTATGCTCCGCAGCTTTGCAAGTCCCGAATGGTCGGGGCCATTCGCTCGCTCAGCCTGGGCGTGAGGCTCCGTCCTCCATGACGAATGCTCTAGCCTGCCCGGCATGACCCGCGCCCTGTACCACGATCCCGGCCCCCTCCTGAACTTCACCGCCCGCGTGACGGCCACCGATGGTTCCAGGGTGGCCCTGGACGCCACGGCCTTCTACCCCGAGGGCGGCGGACAGCCCACCGACGTGGGTACGCTGAGCTGGGACGGGGCACAGGTACGGGTTCTCGGTGCCCGCAAGGACAAGGGCAGCGGCCAGATCTGGCATGAGCTGGAGGGCGCAGTGCCGGCCGTGGGCGCCCAGGTCTCCGGCGAGGTGGACGCCGCGACCCGCTGGCGCCACTCCCAGCGGCATTCCGGCGAGCACCTGCTGGCCCAGGCGTTCACGCGCGTCAGTCCGGTGTTCGGGGTCGAGGCCGTCAGCATGAACGGGCCGGAATGCACGATCGACCTGCGCGGCGACCCCGCCGAGTCCCACGTCCGCGCCGCCGAGACGCTGCTGCGGGAGGTGCTGGGCCGCAGCGACCTGCGCCTGGAGACCCCGGTGGTGCCCGAGAGCGACCTGCCGGACTACCCGCTGCGGCGGCCGTCGAAGGTGGGCGGTCAGGTGCGGCTGGTCATCTTCCGCGCTCCGGACGGCGCGGTCTTCGACGCCAGTGCCTGCGGCGGCACCCACGTCCCCCAGGCGAGCCTGGCCGCGCCCGTGGTCGTGCTGCGCACCGAGCGCATCAAGGGGGGCCTGACCCGGGTGGTCTTCATGGCCGGCGAGGAGGCGGCCGGCTATCTGAGCGGGGTCTACCGGCAGGCCAGGGCGCTCGCGCAGACCTTCAGCGTGCCGGTCGAGCGCCTGCCCGAACGGGTCGACGCGCTGCGGGCGGAACGCGACACCCTGATCACCGAGCAGGAGGGGGCCCGCCAGAGCCTCGCCCAGACCCTCGTCCGCACCACCCCGCCGGAACTCGTCGGGCCGCTGCGGCTGCAGGTCATCGAACTGGCCGATCCGGCGCTGCTCCAGGCAGTGCTCGCGGCGGTTCCAGGGGGCGGCGTCATCGTGGCCCTCGCGCCGGACGGCCGCTGCGGCGTGGGCTCGGCGCTGGCGGAGGTGGACGCGGGGGCCGTGCTGCGGGAGGCGCTGGGCCGCTCCGGCGGCAAGGGCGGAGGCCGGCCCGATCTCGCCCAGGGCCGCACCGATCGGCCCGACGTGTTCCTGGCCGAACTCCGGACGGCGCTGGCCCGGAGCTGACCCCTGTTCCGAGTGCCCTCCGTCGTGTGTTCGGAATCCACTCGACCCAAGGGTCTCGCAGGGGTGCGAAGCAGGGCAGGGAAAGGCGCGCATCGAATCGGGGTGGACTTGGAAAGCGCCGCAGGAGGCGAACGTCCGGTGCATTCCTGGCTGTGCCGGAAAGGAGCGGAGTCCGGATGAGTCGACGGTGCGGACATTCTCCAAACCGCTCAGCCCCGAATGCCGATCTGCACGGGGTTTCATCCACCTTGAGGGGCGAGGCTGGGCTCGAACGGCGGACGGGGTGAACGGGCACGGTGTCCCAGATGGACGTATTCGGGTCGGCTCCCCGCAGTTCACCGGAAGTGTCCTCGCCATTGATGAGCATTCGGGCACCGTGTCCGGGCCTGTCGCCCCCGGCCCCCCGCTCCCGGAACGGCCGCCCCCTGCTACCCTGCCCCTCATGAGTCTTCACCTGAACGCCGAACCGGGCCAGATCGCCGAGACCGTCCTGCTGCCCGGCGACCCGCTGCGCGCCAAACACATCGCCGAGACCTTCTTCGAGAATCCCGTGCTGCACAACACCGTGCGCGGGATGCACGGGTACACTGGCACCTACAAGGGCCAGAGGATCAGCGTGCAGGGCACCGGCATGGGCATCGCCTCCTCGATGATCTACGTGCATGAACTCATCACCGGCTATGGCTGCCGGAACCTGATCCGGGTGGGCACGGCGGGCAGCTACCAGCCCCACGTGCATGTGCGCGACATCGTGCTGGCGCAGGCGGCCTGCACCGACAGCAACATCAACAACATCCGCTTCGGCGAAAAGAACTTCGCGCCCATCGCGGACTTCGGCCTGCTGCTGCGCGCCCACCAGATCGCCCGGGAGCGCGGCCACACCACGCACGTGGGCAACATCATGAGCAGCGACACCTTCTACCACGACGACTTCGACCAGTACAAAATCTGGGCCGACTACGGCGTGCTGGCGGTCGAGATGGAGGCGGCCGGCCTGTACACGCTGGCCGCCAAGCACGGCGTGAAGGCCCTGACCGTGCTCACCATCAGCGACCATCTCGTGACCCGCGAGGAAACGACCGCCGAGGAGCGCCAGCTGACCTTCAACGCCATGATCGAGATCGCGCTGGACGCCGCGCTGGGCGGATAAAAGCTGGAGGGTCTCAGGTCGAGCGGCGCATCCGGGCGATAAAAAACCCGTCCACACCGTCCACCGGCACCGTCAACAGGCCCGGCCCCGACGGCACGTGCTCGACCTCGATGTCGGGCACGGCCTCGGCCTGGAACTCCGGGTGCGTCGCCAGGAAGGCCTCGACGACGCCGGCGCCCTCGTCCGGCGCGAGCGAGCACACGGAGTACACCAGCACGCCGCCAGGGGAGACCAGCGCGGCGGCGTTGGGCAGCAGCTGCCGCTGCAGCTCGGCCATCTCCTGCACGGCGTCCGGAGTCAGGCGCAGCTTGATTTCCGGATGGCTCCGCAGGGTGCCGCTGCCCGTGCAGGGGGCGTCCAGCAGCACGAGGGGAGCGCCCGGCGCGTCCAGAGGCCTGGTCAGGTCATGGGTGACGAACTGCGCCGCGAGCCCCAGCCGCTTCAGGTTGGCGCGGGCCAGGTCGTGCTTGCGCGGGGTGACGTCCACGGAGGTCACGCTGGCGCCCCGGGCTGCGAGCATGGCCGCCTTCACGCCGGCGCCGCCCGCCAGGTCGTACACCGGGCGTCCGCTCACGTTGCCCAGGGCGTCCACGCAGGCCAGGCTGGCCGGGTTGATGGGCTGGGCGTCGCCCAGTTGAAAGGCGTCCGTTTCACGCAGGGGCCGCGAGAGTTCCACCCGGTCGACCCCCTGTGGGCCGGGCGTCACGGCGCTGCCCTCCTCACGCAGGCTCGCCACCCCGGCGTCCGAGAGGCTCAGCCACAGCGGCTGGGGCTCCAGCAGGTCGGCGAAGATGGCGTCGGCCTGCGGGCCGTAGACCCGCCGCACCGTGTCTTCCATCCAGCCCGGCAGCTCGGACTCGGGCGCCTGGGCCACCCGCTCGACCCGGCGGAGCACGGCGTTGACCAGCCCGGAGGGCGCCATGCGGGCCAGCCGCGAGAGGTTCACGTATTCACTCACGACCGCGTGCGCGGGGGTGCCCAGGAACAGCTTCTCGAAACTGCCGGCCAGCAGCACGGAGCGGGTCTTGGGGTGGGTCGCGCCCTGCAGCAGCGGAGCCAGGGCCGCCTCCAGCGACATCAGGCGGCGCAGGGTGCCGTACACGATATGGGTGGCCAGGCCGGAGTCGCGGGGGGGCAGGCGGGCGGCCCGCAGCGCGGTGTCGAGGGCGGGGGCGGCGAAGGCGCCGTCGGTCAGCACCTGATGGAGCACCCGCACCGCCAGTTCGCGCGCAGGATTGACGGCGCCGGGGGGACGCTCGGAGGGACGTGTCATCCGGCCAGCATACGGGCTCCGGGCGTGGTGCAGGCCAGGCGCAGGCGAAGTGGAGATGGGCTGCGGGATCTCTCTGCCCGGACGCCGGTCGCGGAGCCTCCGGGCCCGAAGGAGGCCCTCAGAGGATAAAGATCTATTGCCAGGGAAGGGTGTTGGCTCAGTCCGGCCTGCTGGACGACCAGCCCGTTGGGCCACATTCTTGCGGAAACGAGTGATGAGTCACCGGCCACCCGAATGAATAGGGAGAGATGCTACAGAGCCGTCACTGGGGCGCTCAAAAGTGCGAGATCAGATCATTGTCAAGTCAGGTGCGGCCTTCTATAATGCGGACGAGCAACCGAGAAGTGTGAGCCGATGGTGCTCAAACAGGTTCAGTGCCCAGGCACTGAATGAAGGCATCCCTGTAATTTGGAAGCGATTCCAATCGCCAACCCGAGGAGTGATATGAAAAGAGCACTGACTGTCCTGTCCCTTGCCCTGCTGGGCCAAGCTGGCGCCGCCACCATTACGGTCTGGACGCACTTCGGCGACGCCGAGCTGACCTGGCTCAAGGCGCAGGCCGCTGATTTCAAGACCAAGACCGGCAACACCGTGAACCTGGTCAGCGTGCCCTTCGATCAGATCCCCGACAAGCTCATCCAGAGCGGCCCCAAGGGCCAGGGCCCCGATCTGGTCACCACCCTGCCCCAGGATCGCCTCGGGCAGCTGGCGGCGGCCGGCGTGATCGAGCCGATGGACAAGTACGTCACCTCCAAGACCGACCTCGACCGCACCGCCGTGAGCGCGATGACCTACCAGGGCAAGCTGTTCGGGCTGCCCATGTTCGCCGAGTCGGTCGCCCTGATCTACAACAAGAAGCTGGTTCCCACTGCCCCCACCACCTGGGCGCAGTTCCTGTCGGTCGCCCAGAAGAACACCGGCAGCGGCAAGTTCGGCTACCTGGCTGACCTGAGCAACGCCTACATGCAGTACGGCATCGTCAGCTCCTTCGGCGGCTACGTGTTCAAGAACACGGGCGGCACCGTGAACGTCAAGGACGTGGGCCTGGCCAACGCCGGCGCCGAGAAGGCCAGCGCCTTCCTGAACGACCTGCGCTACAAGTACAACCTGGTGCCCGAGGGTGTGGACGGCGGCGCGGCCAAGAGCGCGTTCGTGGACGGCCGCCTGGCGATGCTGCTCACCGGCCCCTGGGACATGGGCGACATCAAGAAGGCCGGCATCGACTACGGCATCGCCGCCTTCCCGACCCCTCCCGGCGCCACCGGCAAGTGGAGCCCCTTCGTGGGCGTGCAGGGCACCATGCTCAACGCCTACTCCAAGAACAAGGCGATCGCCGCGCAGTTCGCCAAGCAGATCACCACGAGCGACGCCCAGGTGGCCTTCAACAAGGCCGGCGGCCGGATCCCGGTCAGCCTGAGCGCCCGCACCAAGCTCAAGGCCGATCCCGTGGTCGTGGGCTTCGGCAAGACCATCTCGGCCGGCACCCCCATGCCCAACGTGCCCCAGATGGGCGCCGTGTGGGGCCCCTGGAGCAACGCCGTGGCCCAGAGCGTGCAGAAGGCCAACCAGAACTACTCGCAGATCCTGGACAAGGCTGTCGCAGAGATCAACGGCAACATTAAGTAAAGCGGGTGTCCGGGCCAGCGGGCGCCCTCAGCCCGCCCCCGGATCACCCGGCGTCACGGCAGGTGACGACACAGCATGAAGTTGTGTCGTCACCTGCTTCACTTTGCATTGGCTGGACTGTGCATTGCGCTGGACATTCCATAGGACGGCGCCCCGAACACCCGGTAGCGGGCAGGGCGCTTGAGCGGGGCGGAGATTTCCTTAGAACTGCGCCTGATCGCAAGCCAGCACTTGCAGTCTGAACGTGACGCGATCACAATGACCGCCAATCACACCCTGGAGGTTCACGACAGCCATGATCGAAACGATGCGTCCGCCCACCAAGGCGCGCCCGACCGTGCCCCCGCAGGGCGCCGCCGGGGTGCTGATCGCCGTGGGGATCCTGAGTGCCCTGCTGGCCATCTGTGGTCTGATCGGCTGGCTGCTGTCCAGCCTGACCGCGCAGATCGCGCCGACCGCCCCCCCATACATGATCCTGGTCTGGATCCTGGCGGCCCTGCTGGTGCTCACGCCCCTGACCTCCCGGCTCTTTCCCTGGATTTCCAACTGGCTGTACCTGTTCCCGGCGCTGGTGTTCATCCTGGCCTTCACCGTGCTGCCGGTGGTTCTGACCGTCAACTACGCCTTCACGAACTACTCCGGCGCCAACAGTGGCAACCCGGACAGCGCCTCCCGCACCACCGCCACGCTCAGCGCCGACCGCCGCGTGGTGACGCTGCCGGAGGTGGGAGCCGACCAGCCGCTCAGCGAGTTCCTGAAGTGTGCCGCGCCCAGCTGTGCCGGGGCCACCCTGGTGCTCTATGACGAAGACGCCTCCGTGCCCTACCGGCAACTGGTCGACAGCGTGCGTGGCAACACGGTCACGCTCCGGACGGCCGTGCCCGCCGCCGTGCAGGTCGCGGCCGCCACCCGCCTGAACCGCTACGAGTACGTGGGCCTGCAGAACTTCCAGGAGATCTTCAGCAAGGCCAGCCGCGCGCTGCTGCCGGTCTTCATCTGGACGATCGTCTTCGCCTTCAGCACCATCATCATCAACGCGGTCGCCGGGCTGATCCTGGGCATCCTGCTGTACAACAAGCGCCTCAAGGGGCGCAATATCTACCGCACGCTGCTCTTCCTGCCCTGGGCTATTCCGGCGGTGATCAGCGTGCAGATGTGGGTCGCGCTGTTCAACCAGCAGTTCGGCATCGTGAACAAGACCCTGGGGCTGCTGGGCTTCGTGGCCGTGCCCTGGCTGAACGACCCGCTGTGGGCCAAGATCAGCATCCTGCTGGTCAACCTGTGGCTGGGCTTCCCCTATATGATGACCGCGACCATCAGCGCCCTGTCGACCATCAACGACGATCTGTACGAGGCGGCCAGCATCGACGGCGCGAGCCGCTGGCAGCAGATCGTGAACATCACGCTGCCGCTGCTGCGCACCTCGTTCACGCCCATCCTGCTCTCGGGGTTCGCCTTCAACTTCAACAACTTCGGGATCATCTACCTGCTCACGGCGGGCGGCCCCGCCCAGGAAGGCCGTGAGAGCACCGCGCAGAGCACCGACATCCTGCTCTCGTGGGGCTATAACACCGCGTTCGTGTCCAGCGGCGGGCAGAATTTCTCGCTCGCCAGCGCCATCGCCCTGATCATCTTCTTCCTGACCCTGGCCATCAGCCTCGTGAACTTCAAGGCGGCCGGGGTGTTCGAGGAGGCCCGCAAATGACCGCCGCTCCGTCCCAACTGCCTCCGGGCGGCTACGTCCACCGCGAGCCCGGCCCACTGCGCCGCGCCCTGCCCTGGCTGGTCACCGCCGCGATCGTGCTCGGGCTGATCGTGCTGGCCTATTTCCTGAACCGCAACATGGCCGGGCGCCAGAAGAGTTTCACCATCTACTTCGTCGAGCGCGGCTGGGTGCGCTTCCTGCTGTTCCTGCTGGCCGCCAGCGGGGTGCTCGCGCTGCTCAGCCTGGCGGGGCAGAAGA
It encodes:
- a CDS encoding RsmB/NOP family class I SAM-dependent RNA methyltransferase, whose translation is MTRPSERPPGAVNPARELAVRVLHQVLTDGAFAAPALDTALRAARLPPRDSGLATHIVYGTLRRLMSLEAALAPLLQGATHPKTRSVLLAGSFEKLFLGTPAHAVVSEYVNLSRLARMAPSGLVNAVLRRVERVAQAPESELPGWMEDTVRRVYGPQADAIFADLLEPQPLWLSLSDAGVASLREEGSAVTPGPQGVDRVELSRPLRETDAFQLGDAQPINPASLACVDALGNVSGRPVYDLAGGAGVKAAMLAARGASVTSVDVTPRKHDLARANLKRLGLAAQFVTHDLTRPLDAPGAPLVLLDAPCTGSGTLRSHPEIKLRLTPDAVQEMAELQRQLLPNAAALVSPGGVLVYSVCSLAPDEGAGVVEAFLATHPEFQAEAVPDIEVEHVPSGPGLLTVPVDGVDGFFIARMRRST
- a CDS encoding DUF2167 domain-containing protein; this translates as MKPYLILASALALGWAGATPQQAPSSSSALTYRSGTISLLGGKATLTTGTTLRYLDAQGARRVITELWGNPPGSADDVLGMIVPAGIDPDTERGWGVVLTESLDGHVKDDDAAKTDYAKMLRDLQRSTGSDNSEREKAGYGTIDLIGWADSPRYDAATHKMYWAKELAFHDKGESQAPSEHTLNYAVRVLGRDSVLELNAVAGMAQLAQVRRDMGGVLQQVSFTPGHRYEDYRAGTDKLATYGVAALVGGVVAKKAGLLAVGLLLLKKGWIVLLALMGGLGRLFRRREA
- the deoD gene encoding purine-nucleoside phosphorylase, which gives rise to MSLHLNAEPGQIAETVLLPGDPLRAKHIAETFFENPVLHNTVRGMHGYTGTYKGQRISVQGTGMGIASSMIYVHELITGYGCRNLIRVGTAGSYQPHVHVRDIVLAQAACTDSNINNIRFGEKNFAPIADFGLLLRAHQIARERGHTTHVGNIMSSDTFYHDDFDQYKIWADYGVLAVEMEAAGLYTLAAKHGVKALTVLTISDHLVTREETTAEERQLTFNAMIEIALDAALGG
- a CDS encoding alanine--tRNA ligase-related protein, whose translation is MTRALYHDPGPLLNFTARVTATDGSRVALDATAFYPEGGGQPTDVGTLSWDGAQVRVLGARKDKGSGQIWHELEGAVPAVGAQVSGEVDAATRWRHSQRHSGEHLLAQAFTRVSPVFGVEAVSMNGPECTIDLRGDPAESHVRAAETLLREVLGRSDLRLETPVVPESDLPDYPLRRPSKVGGQVRLVIFRAPDGAVFDASACGGTHVPQASLAAPVVVLRTERIKGGLTRVVFMAGEEAAGYLSGVYRQARALAQTFSVPVERLPERVDALRAERDTLITEQEGARQSLAQTLVRTTPPELVGPLRLQVIELADPALLQAVLAAVPGGGVIVALAPDGRCGVGSALAEVDAGAVLREALGRSGGKGGGRPDLAQGRTDRPDVFLAELRTALARS
- a CDS encoding MDR family MFS transporter; translated protein: MTTPTARAPEGRINYAETLDFPTKRIILFGVLLGLFLAALDQTIVSTALPIIVQELDGLSLYSWVTTAYLLASTAMVPIYGKLSDIYGRKPILLFGIVVFLVGSALCGMAGEPWFGNLFGGGMMQLVVFRGLQGLGAAALTSVAFAIIADLFAPADRGRYQGLFGAVFGLSSVIGPLLGGFLTDNISWRWVFYVNLPVGLLAIAFILSKMPTLASGLKPKVDYLGAALIVAFSVPLLLALTFGADQAAYGWQSPTVWTLFAVSAAALVAFLFAESRHESPILPLTLFRNPTFAWSVTARFFIGAAFLGAILFLSLYLVNVQGVSATKAGTATIPLTVGLIIGAIGSGQIASRIGRYKPLMLIGLTTMILGFLLLSTLNADTPYWAVIARMVVLGLGIGPALPLYNLALQNAVQPWEIGVATSAGQFFQQFGSVIGTAVFGALLSSGLSSQFSTQFRAAQTGQPAAVVSQLETIRETAASSSGGQGQSQAQPSAAEIEAQIKKGFATQRDLTTRAIQNGDAAAIAQLTQSPNTPAAFKEQFAQGSIQAGFARTYAAVEQAVNSGNAQAVAALAQNPQLPAPLRAQLSQIPAPALANPQSRSQILAGVKQGLDAAQTQTVQQALRGALSGLDTAEQSALSTAKTVGTLASRAVKVSFANTISRIYLWSILVAALALLATLPMPNLILPRRGEGQPQAPVPVEV
- a CDS encoding ABC transporter permease subunit, with the translated sequence MRPPTKARPTVPPQGAAGVLIAVGILSALLAICGLIGWLLSSLTAQIAPTAPPYMILVWILAALLVLTPLTSRLFPWISNWLYLFPALVFILAFTVLPVVLTVNYAFTNYSGANSGNPDSASRTTATLSADRRVVTLPEVGADQPLSEFLKCAAPSCAGATLVLYDEDASVPYRQLVDSVRGNTVTLRTAVPAAVQVAAATRLNRYEYVGLQNFQEIFSKASRALLPVFIWTIVFAFSTIIINAVAGLILGILLYNKRLKGRNIYRTLLFLPWAIPAVISVQMWVALFNQQFGIVNKTLGLLGFVAVPWLNDPLWAKISILLVNLWLGFPYMMTATISALSTINDDLYEAASIDGASRWQQIVNITLPLLRTSFTPILLSGFAFNFNNFGIIYLLTAGGPAQEGRESTAQSTDILLSWGYNTAFVSSGGQNFSLASAIALIIFFLTLAISLVNFKAAGVFEEARK
- a CDS encoding maltose ABC transporter substrate-binding protein, whose protein sequence is MKRALTVLSLALLGQAGAATITVWTHFGDAELTWLKAQAADFKTKTGNTVNLVSVPFDQIPDKLIQSGPKGQGPDLVTTLPQDRLGQLAAAGVIEPMDKYVTSKTDLDRTAVSAMTYQGKLFGLPMFAESVALIYNKKLVPTAPTTWAQFLSVAQKNTGSGKFGYLADLSNAYMQYGIVSSFGGYVFKNTGGTVNVKDVGLANAGAEKASAFLNDLRYKYNLVPEGVDGGAAKSAFVDGRLAMLLTGPWDMGDIKKAGIDYGIAAFPTPPGATGKWSPFVGVQGTMLNAYSKNKAIAAQFAKQITTSDAQVAFNKAGGRIPVSLSARTKLKADPVVVGFGKTISAGTPMPNVPQMGAVWGPWSNAVAQSVQKANQNYSQILDKAVAEINGNIK